The Meles meles chromosome 12, mMelMel3.1 paternal haplotype, whole genome shotgun sequence genomic sequence GGTGTGAGCTAGCACAGCTCCCTGGGGCGCCCCTGCTCTCTAGGTGTACCAGTCAGTGGAGACCCGCACCAGCAGCGCACAGACAGAAGGGACAGCAGCCCCACCTTCTTCGCCAGCTGTCTGCCCCGTCTTTGTATGTGAAGCACTGCTGGCCCAGATCTCAAGTGTCATCCCTCCCACATTCTGCTCTGTGCAAACACACACCAGAGAGAAGTATGTATACTCGCTCACCCACAGAGGGCTGGCCTGTGATACTATGGTTTGGAGATACACCCACACTGCCAGCTGATGGCTACAGGGGTAGCAAGTCTATGGTTTACATGCCCCCTTAACATGACCACTCTCTTCCATACACTAGCAGCTAATCTGCTTCCCCATCTTCTCGTGAAGTTGAGCTTGATgtgttaataaatattaatgataGGAATGAGAGCAAGGCTTTAAATGAGAACCTCAAACTACAAATGTCACTTTGCATTCTCCTTTCATCTTACCAGTGACTGCTTCTGTAGCTACACTCTCCTTGCTGGGCATTTCTGATGATGTAGGTGGTGTAAAATACCTAAGTATAGTGATTTCGGTTTTCAATACACTTGGTGGTCCCTGGTTTACTTCATCTTCACGTTCTCAAAGTAACAATCTCTACGAAGAGATGTCAAGTCTGCCTGGCTACAAGGAGCAACAGCTCATCTCAACTGCCCAGACCccatgaaggaaataaacaatGACCGGACAGCATCACTAGATTCACACATGCGGGACCGTGTAACTTAGTTACCTGTCATGCTCGTGAGCTGGTCATGAGATGTTACACAGCCTGCTTCTCAGCTGCAGACACACATCACGAGATAGAGTCTTCTAAGCTGAGAGTGAGCGTAGCCTTTCCCTTCACTAAGTGACAAATACTGGGGAGAGCTGTGCTGGTGGAAACCATTTTGCTATCACACAGAGAGTACGCAGTCCTGTTACAGAGAAGCCATTACAGGTAACTGTCACAGTGCTGTGTTCCAAACATGTTCACACCTTGAAACATTGATTTCGTTGGCTAGATAATTCCTTAACGACAGGACAAGAGAAACACACACGTTTATTGGCACAGGCTACATTGTGAATGGCGTCTTTCTGGGTTACACAAAACGGAAGACCTGCATGAAAAGTTCAAAATGCATACCGAAACGCAAAAGCACCCAGAGGGAAAATGCAGCTGTGTAGCCTGAGGGCAATTATTTCTCTTCAAAAGCCGCCCGGGTACCAAGAGAAGAGGGTCAGGTGAGAGAGCCTGAAGAAACGTGAACTTCCTAAGAGGTATCTGACAAGTGACAACGGACGGGGCTGCCGCGTCCAGGCTCGAAGGCAGCCCACTTCAACCTGACTCTGACTTCCCCAGACCGTCGTGCTCGTGATGGGCACTGGTGTGAGCCTTTAGAGACCCTCTGTGGCAATTCTTACTGGCATGGAAATCTTGTCCATGGGTTACAGATTACATGAATTATACAGAGAAGCAGCAGAATATGGAATGAGGGTATGTATGCCCATCAGTGTTTCTAAAGGAGATACTGGGATCTATGAGGCATCATTCCTTGCTGCCTCACTCAGGACCCGGTTATCCTTTTTTCTTGTCCATACATATTGAACATAAACGCCAATGTGTTTCTGTAAATTGCTTGGCTAATCCAGAGGTAGCATAAGACTTCATAAGTGTTTTGGCTTCTATTGCTGAAGAAGGGTTAATAATAAGTGCAAGACCATTGGACACGTAGCAGATGACAATCTGTGCAGCCATGGACATgtgcagcaaaacaaaacacaaaacacaaaacactttGTTACTTGTTATAATTTCTGTggaatggtttaaaaaaagagagaaaaccctgACATTTCGTGTGGGGAATCTTGACAGATGTCAGTCTGTGCCCCGTGAGGCACGTGCACCAGTAACTGGCACTCAAACTGCTGTTAGGTCTCAACCTTAACACGGCACAGAAAACAAGTGGTGCGCTCCAAATTTTAACCTAAGCACATTTAACTGAGCGATTATTTACAGATAACGAGTTCAGAAGTAAGGACGCCAGCCAGGGATGGTGAGGCACCTGAAGGGCAAGGAGAGGGACGTGGGAGCTGAGAACGGAGAGTCTACAGCTCCAAAGGAGGACTGCTCCGCAGGAGCCGGGCCGTACAGCAACAGACTCTGCCAAAACCAAGGTCCAGGAAAGGGAGGCGGTGGGGAAATGAATGGTCCAGCCTCTCTCCTCCCACGGGCGTTCACACTTCAGTAGGAACCCTAGATGGACAGCCCCTGgggtgcagagcagagagaggagggggcggggaagcacCGGCACACATGCTGGTCTATCACACAGGCCACTCGTGCGCAGCTGCTACAGATCCGAGTCACCCTGAGCCCTGAAGCAGGCTTTGGACTCGGAGGATATAGTCAATTCAACTATTTTGGAAAGCTCATCCAAAGTGTTGTTTTTATCATATACTTCTAAATAGATCATAACCCACGACACACTGTCACTATTTGGCTTTAAACAACggattacctttttaaaagattttaaaatgagaaaaaaaaacaactattataTTTACCATGTATTCAGCACTCCCAGAACTCTTCGTTTCTTCCTGTAGATCCACATTTCCAGCCAGCATTCCTTTCCTGCGGCCCCCAGACTTACTTAAATTTTCCTGGAGAAAAAGTCTACAGCtaataaattctctaattttgTTCTCCTGAAaagcctctttttttgttttcatttttgagagGTCTTCTTGATGGGTAACAGACAAATACCAGGGTGCAGGGCCTTTATTCTTCCCTCAGTAATCCAAAGTCGTCACTCACTCCATTGCCCCGCAGCCTGAGCAGCCTCTGCCCACGAGCCGTCGTACCCTGTTCTGTGAGCGCGCCCTGTCTCTCCCGAGGCGCTTTATAACCGTTCTTCTTCCATCTGACTATGATGTCCGTTAGCAGGGTTGTGTGTCTTGTTTGGGATTCTTTGAACTCCTTGAATATGTGCAGTGACACTTTCCATCCCATGGGTAACAATTCCAGCTGTCACTCAGATCCCTCGTTACTTctcttccccagccccctcctctctgctagGACCCTGCTCCCACTATAACGGaccctcctctcttttctcccagGCTTTTTCCCTCTGTACCTCAGTTGGACAGGTTTTTTATTCTTACTTCAATTCATcgatttttcttcttctatgtCTCATCTGTTCTTAATTCCACCCagagttgggttttttggttattggtgtggttttttgtttgttttttgtttctaattttcagATTACTGTTGTTTTCATCCTGAGGAGTTCCACTTGGGGTTTTGAAAATACACTTTCCACTTCAGGTCTTGTCACGTTCATGTTTTCCTCTATAGTCATAAAAGCTAATCAAACACCCTCATCCAATGCCAACTGCTTTAGTCTCTTCTATGTCTCTTCTATGGGCTCATTTTTTCCTGGCTACAAGTCATATTCTCATAGTTTCTTCGTGCGTCAGGAAGTTTCTGGATGCCAGACATTGTGGGTCCAGAGCAGCTCTGAATCTAGGGTTTGTTCCTTCACAAGATTATAGTCTGCTGGGAATCCTACCTGATGCCCCACGTGTTCAAAGTTGTTTCCACTCTAGTTGGCAGGGACTTTATTCCCAGCCTGCACTGATTTCTGGGACCTGCTCAGCCTCCCACTTTCCAGCACGACTTTTCCTTTCACACACATGCCAATCAGCTCTAAGCCAGAAGACTCAAGGGGACTCCTTCTACGTTTCTGTAGCCCTCTCTCTAGAaagctctctcctctcctctccctatAAATTCTAGCTACTATGGCCTCTCCAAAGGCCAAGTCAGCAGCTCTCTTCGACAAGACCGCATGTGTTCCCTTCCCCGAATGGCAGCCTGGGAGCGCACCTCACTCTGTCCACCTTCTGCCAGGGATCACAGACACCTGCTTGCCGTAGGTCTGTCTCTAAACCATTCTTTCACAGACATTTTACAGTTTCTAGCTGCTGAAGGCAGGGGAGTCAATCTGGTCCTTGCCATACCAACACAGCAGAAAGCAGAAGTTTTCATACTTAAAACACATCTaccattttaaaataaccattttcataaTAACTTATATACAACAAACACAACATTATAGAATTCTTTCAATAGGATCAGGCTTATCAAAATTCTTCCCATTAGGACCTCTCCTCCATACGGAAATCTCCAGTTCAGACAATTCAGCATTTCCTTTGTGAATGTACCCTCTAGTGTACTGTGAGTTATCCTTTCTTGATGAAACCTCTCGCTTGGTTTTTGCAAGTCCAATTCCCCGAGTGTAGGTCCTCTAATGAGCTCTCATTTCTGACTACAGGGTCTGCTACACAATACTGCTGAGACTTCCACGTTAAGTCATCAATGGGTGACAAGCTTGTGTTCTGGGAGAAGGCTCCCTTACACTGTCTACTTAAACAAATTCCCTCTCTGAATTGGGTGAGACCTGCCTTCCCAGTGCACTGATGGGGTTGCTCCCATGTGTGTCCTCAGACACATCAAAAGGCGACATCGGACGCCAGATTTCCCACTTTCACGGGACTCACGCCATTTCTAGAGTGCGTGAGTCCTCTGGTGAAGCACGAGCTGTGATTTCCTGCTGAAGGCGGTCCCACACTCACCGCACCCAGAGTATTTGTCTCCCGTGTGAATTCGCTGATGCCTCATAAGGTGAGACTTTCTGGTGAAAGACTTCCCACATTCACCACATTGATAGGGTCTCTCCcctgtgtgaattctctgatggaTAATGAGTTGTGCCTTCTCAAAGAAGGCTTTCGCACACTCACTGCACCCGTAGGTTTTCTCTCCTGTGTGATTTCTCTGATGCTTAATGAGCTGCACTTTCTGAacaaaggctttcccacattcattgcatTCATAGGGTTTTTCCcctgtatgaattctctgatgccTAAGCAGCTGTGGCTTCCAGGCAAAAGCTTTCCTACACTCACTACATTCgaagggtttctctccagtatgggTTCTCTGGTGATGAATGAGGCTTGACTTCTCACTGAAGGTCTTCCCACACTCCGTGCACTCATAGGGCTTCTCCCCTGTGTGTGTCCTCTGGTGGGAAATCAGGCTGGACTTCTGGGtgaaggccttcccacactcACTGCATTCATATGGCTTCTCGCcagtgtgagttctctgatgtgTTAGGAGCTGGGACTTCCCAAAGAAGGTTTTTCCACATTCGACACATCCGTAGGGTTTCTCCCCCAAGTGAGTCTTCTGATGGCGGAGTAGCTCTGACTTCTTAAAGAACGCCTCCTCACAGTCACTGCACTGATAGTTCTTCTCTCCCGTGTGTGTCAGTTGGTGCTTGATGAGCTGCGGTTTTCTGATGAAGGCTTCGCCACACTCGCCACACTCGTAGGGCTTCTCCCCCGTGTGGATCCTCTGATGCCTGATGAGCAGTGAGTTCCTGCTGAAGGCTTTTGTGCACTCGGTACAGGCATACGGTTTCTTCCCTGTGTGAGTCCTCTGATGCGTAATCAGCTGTGACTTCCAGAAGAAGGCTTTCCCACAATCACTACAGTTATAGGGCTTCTCCCCGGTGTGAGTTCTCTGGTGGGTAACGAGCTTTAACTTCTGGGAGAAGGCCTTCCCGCACTCGCTGCAGCCATACGGCTTCTCCACCGTGTGGGTTCTCTGATGTCTCTTGAGCTGCGACTTCCtgctgaaggctttcccacattcgcTGCAGCCGTAGGGCTTCTCTCCCGTGTGCGTCCTCTGGTGTAAAATGAGCAGGGACTTCCTACTGAAAGCTTTCTGGCAGTCTCCACACCCGTATGGTTTTTCTCCCGAATGCGTCCTCTGATGAATAGTGAGCAAGGACTTCTGGGAGAAGGCTTTCCCGCAGTCGCTGCAGCCATAGGGCTTCTCTCCCGTGTGTGTCCGCTGGTGGACGATGAGCTGCGACTTCTTACTGAAAACGTTGCCGCAGTCCACACACAAGTGGACTCCTGTGTGTGTTCTGTGGTTTGCAAGGGGCCATGACCCTGTCCGGCTAGCCTTCCTACATTTACTGCAATCACAGTACGGCTCTCCACCATGGGTTCTATCAGCTTtgatatacaataaatatttctgattgAGCTCATCAGGTTTCTTTCTTCCACGGTTATTTTTTGGAATAAGAAACTCAAAAGGATGTTTCAAACTTTTTTCACCTGAGCCACATTTATGGGGTCTCATTGCTAAATGAACAAAGTTAATGcttgaatgaaatattttcctaaaaacaTCATATTCATGGCCTCTCTCCACACTTCTAAGCTTGTCTTGATTATCTTGGTGCCACATTTTGAGACTGTTATCTAGCCAGACTTCttctaaaaaggaaacaaatgaatcaTACTGTGTAAATCTCCCAAGGATTATACTCATTGAATAAAACTGAAATGAGCCTAGGATcccaattaaaacaaaacaaaacacaaaaaccctcCCAAATATAATGTCTACTTACTGGACTTCAGAAATTCTGAtagacactgtatgttaattaactggaatttaaataaaagcctaaaaaaaatttttaaacagaaatgaaaacatttaaaagttaCAAGTGCTTAGAAACATgagtttttaggggcgcctgggtggctcaatgggttaagcctctgcctttggctcaggtcatgatctcagggtcctgggatcaagccccgcatcgggctctctactcagtggggagcctgcttccttctatctctgcttgcctctctgcctatttgtaatctcgctttccatcaaataaataaataaaatatttaaaaaaacccatgaaTTTTTAGACGAGAAAAGATGAAATCCACTCAAGGAGCAGTGACCAGGAGCAATTTATACTCAAACACTGGAGAGACTATTAATCACTAATGTGATTATCTGCTGTACGTCCAGAGGGAAGACGAGGGGAGAGCACGGGTAAGCACGCCCATGCCAGAGGCCTCCGGGTACGGCAAACGCTAGGAACAGCCCACACACAGAATAGCAGGACTGGCACGCCCTGAGTGCTCTGAAGGCAGAAATACTGAATACAGAGCAAATACAGGCTATCAAGCTGTCATTCGAAAGACAAGAAACAGTAGGTTCCTGTATGATCGTCACAGCTGAAGAACATTCTGGTTCAGGGCTGTTGCCCGAAATGCCACCATCACTGACTTCCCCATAAAGGCTCCTTCTTGCTAGCCAGTTTAATTTAggtttttttgacattttaactcAATCTGTAATCTATAGTGAATCTACATGTAATCCTACCTGTGCAAATCATTCCAAACCATAAGAAGCCTGTGCATAACACATTAGGACAGACTCTTCGGGACCCAGTAAGTACAACTGTTTGTGGTTTCCACAACATGGTCATTTATCGGCTATTTTAAAGTGAAAGTCTGTTTACCTTACAATAATATTTACTAGTAATTGTGAGCCAATATTCCCAGAAGGTACCCTGCAAGTCAAAAGATTTGGCAAGAACTCAAATATAAGGCAAATACTTCTTTTCCGCATGATtttatgtgtgcgtgtgcatgcgctTGTGGGGTGGAGACTTACCTAATTCTCAGACATACAGAATTTCAGAAAAAGGACCAACTAGAGCTGCTGATATAGAGAATAAAAGGGCTCAGTGTTTGGAGCTTAAGTGAGTAGAGATATTAATACTATTCATTGAGAtgaaaaagactgagaaaaagtTTGGAGATTAAAGCAAGAGTCATATGTAGACATGTAAGTGTGAAGTGCCCCTGAAGTGTTTATAAAAAATGGtttcatgggggcgcctgggtggctcagtccgttgggcgtctgccttcggctcgggtcatgatcccagggtcctgggattaagccccgcgttgggctccctgctcagcggggagcctgcttctccctctccctctgcctgttgctctgcctacttgtgctctctatctctgtgtcaaataaatttaaaaaaaaaaaaaaggtttcatgaAATCtgagtaaagaaatgaaaattttaaattaaaatcagaatgagaaataaaaatggatatttatacaaaagttaataaataacataaaataacattCAAGTAGTTCAACtgtatcaaaaaatatttaagaatttaaaaatcttggggcacctggctggctcagcgtgttaagcctctgccttcggctcaggtcatgatcttagggtcctgggatcgagccccacatagggctctctgctccgcagggaacctgcttctccttctctctctgcctgcctctatgcctacttgtgatttctctctctgtcgaataaatgaataaaatctttaaaaaaaaaaaaaagaattacaaaatctTGGTACACTGGGGGACTCAGTCGtttgaacgtctgactcttggttccagctcagagcatgatctctgggtcctgggatctgaccctgtgtcaggttctgtgctcagcagggagtctgcttgggattccgtttctcccattccctccctctgctctgcaccccaccccttctctctctccaaaggaaaaaaaaaaaaggaaagaaaaaaaggaaaaagaaaagaaagaaagaaaggaaataaagatcttGTCATTTTGGAAAGTGAGTGTGTCGCCTACAGGTATTACGCAGGGCCAGGCACGGATGAGCCCGCTTCTTTCTGTCGCACTCTGGTCCACACTGCCTACATTTCACTTTAGTTTTCAAATATTCCTTCTTCCAGCCTTGCTCCCCCTCAATTCTAGTTTCCAGAGAGCCAGTGAGCTTTAGAAAATGTGATCAGGCTTTTTACCCTCTtgcttaaaaaaaacttttaaagggcgcctgggtggctcagtgggttaagcctctgccttcggctcaggtcatgatctcagggtcctcggatcgagccccacatcaaattctgctcggtggggagcctgcttctccctctccctctgcgtgcttgtgatttctctgtcaaataaataaaatcttaaaaaaaaaacaatccccAAACCCTTTGATAAATGCAAGCTTTTACCATGGCTCAAATGCGTGAACACACGCTGGTCTCTTCCAACCGCTCCGCCTTCCTCTTGTGCACTCTCCCTCGCTGCTGCTCAGCCACACTGAACTCCTTTGCATCTCTCTGATCCCAAAGCCTCTTCTGCCTCCAGACCTATGCAATggctgtgcctttttttttttttttttaagattttaattatttatttgacagagagtgatacagcgagagagagaacacaagcaaggggagtgggagagggagaagcaggcttcccgccaagcaaggagcccaaagcggggctggatcccaggaccctgggatcatgacctgagccgaaggcagacgcttaacaactgagccctccaggcgccccaatggctGCTCCTTCTTTTTGGTGTGCTCTTCCCAGCTTTCAGTATGGGTCATTCAACTGTAAACATCATTGCAAGGGCATCATAACAATATCCTATTTCCTTTCCAGCACTTATCAAAAAGGCAATCACCTTATTTCTGTGTCCCCCACTAGAATGCAGAcctgagggcagggaggggtctGTATTTCTCACTGACATACCCCAGCGCATGCAGGGAGTGAGGCCTCAGTACACGGAAGAGAACACTGTGCACTCACAACTGCGCTTCTAACGGGCTTCCTTCCTGTATCATGAATCTCCATAAAGAACTCTGCATTTTAATGCAAATGCTTTCTGTTCAAATACTGAGTGATGGAACAAATagttctccatttccttctccatTAAAACCCCTGCTCCTGCAAGGCTGCTTCATGACCCTTTCACTCAGTTCCTTTCGTCCCACAGGACAGCGGTCATTCTAAACTAATGGGTAAACACAAAAATCTACCTTCACAGACAGTGTTTTCTAAGGTACACATATCCAGACCAAATCATCCCTGTGGACAGTACCTAGACCTCTGTCATGTGAAGTATTTCCTAGGGTGAGCCGAGACACTGGGAGGTGAAGACTGTTGCACTAACGGATATAAAGAAGAAAGGCCCCGCCTTAATGGGCCCCACAACACGCAACTAATGAGACATTTAATAATTATACACCATAGTTCtacagggagaagagaagagtgaGTCACCTGCCATCTTAATACGTGGGGGGAAAATCATTAGGACCTGATGGTTAAAAACTGGTGAAAAATTCCAGGTAACCCCTGACCAGGGCCAGGGCTCCTTGAATACAACACTGAGTGGCCAGAGATCTCCGAGAGGCTGGGAGTCGCTCTCGCCGGGGGGAGAGGGCTCTGACTGAGCAGTGGCACCGGGTCTCCGTGGCAAGGCTATGATAACTAAAAGCTCACGTGCGGAGAAAAATGTATGAAACATGTGAAGACACTAGTTCTGGGAGGCAGCCCTGACTTCTGGGCACAGGAAtcgaaaagaaaaaagaatggataagATGTTGCCATACCATGAGGTTCTTCCACAGAAATGTCGTGAGAACATCAACCCAGTCCACAGGGTTAAACCCAGCAGACTCTTGGTGGGTCGCTGAGGAGCCTGGGGAAGAGGGACTTCGAGGCACCACAACGCGCCCGAGAGCCACCCACACAGACGAGGTAGAGAGCAGGGCCTCCCCACCAGGCTCCCGGTGCTCGGTTTTTGCTCTATATGCACGGATTCCCCTTCTACTCCCTTTGGGTTCAAAACAATCTGACAAACgagagggagaaaagaacacTAAGAGAGGACACCACGGGCGGCCTGTGACAGGACGTGAGGAGCcctgaggaggaggcaggaggcccaCCCTGCGGAGTAGGGAtgcaggaaaggaggaagggagcctAGGAGGCTGGCAAGAGGACCCTTGTCCCGGAAAGCAAGGTCCCACATGCCAGCCACCAGCTCGTGccgtggggtggggcagggggaacgTGCCGCCAGCAGCTCCACGCAAGAGGACACAGCCTGCTGTGCAGACCGGGACGGAGCGCTTGTTAAAACGCAGGAAGCACTCAGGTCCCCAGCCTGAGCCAACCCTAAAGACGCAGGAACTTCCAACAGTTTTTACAAATAACATTTCCAAATAACTCTTCAAGACATCATAAACCAGCTCTTGTCAGAAAGCTGAGATCCAGTGGGCACTGAACGCCACGCACCCGGGTGCCTCTCACCTGCCGAGGTCCGACTCAGGGCTTCTTCTATGACCCATGGCTCTTCTGGCTCTGGCTTGAAAATCGCATCAGGTCTGATAACTTGATAGCCTGTTAATTGGAAACACGGACAACTTGGACCCGACTCTTCGGGCTGACATAGTCTTCCACATGGAGGAGATTTACTATGGAGGCTATAAGACAAAGCGAGCAGCCCAAAATCTGTCAGGTGGGTACAGAAATCAGAATCTTTGACATTGGAAACTTAACCCCCAAGTCAGTAAACCTGAGAGGCCCCCCAGTTACTGGATACACACGGTTTACACACGAACACACTTACCCAAGAAAACCAGATTGCTGTAGTTCTCCAACATCACGTCTCTGTACAAGCTCTTTTGAGTAGGATTAAGGAGTTGCCATTCCTCCGAGGTGAAGTCCACAGCCACATCCTCAAACGAGATCTGGAAAAGTGTCATCACGGTTAGAGCTGCAGCTGGGCTCCTGGCGGGACACAGGCCTTCTTATCCAGTGAGGGAGGCAACCTCGCCCATCTCGAACTCCTCCTGTTCCAGTTGGTGTCCTGCTCCCCACCAGAATAGGCGCTGCCCTTACTGACTCACTCCCTCTGGGGAGCCCTGTCTTGCtctctctgggggtgggggggtccagCTGCCTGTGGCAAGGCACTGAGGCCACCAACTCCCATGTGACTGAGCCTGGAAGGGGCTCACTGCCCTGCTGCACCCTGTAACGGAACCAGATGCATGTAAGCTCGGCTGGCAGACTTCTAACCCAGAGAAGCTGTGAGAGAAATTGTGCTATTAGCCACTGAGGTTTGGGTGACTTGTTACACAGCAATTGGTAACTCATATGATATCCTAATCTTACATTATACTTTGAAAGAAACAATGTCATCAAgccatttttcattttgaattcacTCATCTATCCACCCACCTATCCATTAAGAAACTGgataggggacgcctgggtggctcagttggttaagcatctgccttcagctcaggtcgtgatcctgcatcaaggctccttgctcggccgggagcctgcttctctctctgcctgccgctccccttgcctgtgttctcactctctctgggacgcctgggtggctcagtgagttgagtgtctaccttgggctcaggtcatgatcccaaggttgtgggatcaagtgccgcattgggctccttgctcggtggggagcctgcttctctctctgcctgcccctccccctacagtgcttcctctctctgaaaaataaataaaaatcttaaaaaaaaaagaaaagaaattggaatACGTTGTGTTTAAATAAGCACAGTGCTCCCCAAAGAAAGTGCCACCGGTATGTGGGGACAATTCTTAGCCGAGTCCCATGCAGTGTCAGACCTCCAGCACACCTGATGCCCACCTGCTAAGTGACAGTCCTATTTCACGGCTACTGCCAACACCAATGTTAACAACATCCCCATCTCCAACACGCTCCTTCCTCCGCGTCCACACCCACGTGCTAACAACTAGCTGGTCCTCCCTGCATCTTCTGGAACACATACAGAGAGCAGCTGGAGCTCCCTGAACCGCAAACAGTGCCAAAATATGGAGACGAGTAGAATAAAAAGCACGCTTTTAAAACTTTCCAGTCTTTTCAGGCCAAGAAAGAAGGTGTTAATAGAGG encodes the following:
- the ZNF605 gene encoding zinc finger protein 605 isoform X1; its protein translation is MVLQTFDRRPLQSSRMERSQFSKPQKTFKSQISFEDVAVDFTSEEWQLLNPTQKSLYRDVMLENYSNLVFLGYQVIRPDAIFKPEPEEPWVIEEALSRTSAEEVWLDNSLKMWHQDNQDKLRSVERGHEYDVFRKIFHSSINFVHLAMRPHKCGSGEKSLKHPFEFLIPKNNRGRKKPDELNQKYLLYIKADRTHGGEPYCDCSKCRKASRTGSWPLANHRTHTGVHLCVDCGNVFSKKSQLIVHQRTHTGEKPYGCSDCGKAFSQKSLLTIHQRTHSGEKPYGCGDCQKAFSRKSLLILHQRTHTGEKPYGCSECGKAFSRKSQLKRHQRTHTVEKPYGCSECGKAFSQKLKLVTHQRTHTGEKPYNCSDCGKAFFWKSQLITHQRTHTGKKPYACTECTKAFSRNSLLIRHQRIHTGEKPYECGECGEAFIRKPQLIKHQLTHTGEKNYQCSDCEEAFFKKSELLRHQKTHLGEKPYGCVECGKTFFGKSQLLTHQRTHTGEKPYECSECGKAFTQKSSLISHQRTHTGEKPYECTECGKTFSEKSSLIHHQRTHTGEKPFECSECRKAFAWKPQLLRHQRIHTGEKPYECNECGKAFVQKVQLIKHQRNHTGEKTYGCSECAKAFFEKAQLIIHQRIHTGERPYQCGECGKSFTRKSHLMRHQRIHTGDKYSGCGECGTAFSRKSQLVLHQRTHAL
- the ZNF605 gene encoding zinc finger protein 605 isoform X2; amino-acid sequence: MERSQFSKPQKTFKSQISFEDVAVDFTSEEWQLLNPTQKSLYRDVMLENYSNLVFLGYQVIRPDAIFKPEPEEPWVIEEALSRTSAEEVWLDNSLKMWHQDNQDKLRSVERGHEYDVFRKIFHSSINFVHLAMRPHKCGSGEKSLKHPFEFLIPKNNRGRKKPDELNQKYLLYIKADRTHGGEPYCDCSKCRKASRTGSWPLANHRTHTGVHLCVDCGNVFSKKSQLIVHQRTHTGEKPYGCSDCGKAFSQKSLLTIHQRTHSGEKPYGCGDCQKAFSRKSLLILHQRTHTGEKPYGCSECGKAFSRKSQLKRHQRTHTVEKPYGCSECGKAFSQKLKLVTHQRTHTGEKPYNCSDCGKAFFWKSQLITHQRTHTGKKPYACTECTKAFSRNSLLIRHQRIHTGEKPYECGECGEAFIRKPQLIKHQLTHTGEKNYQCSDCEEAFFKKSELLRHQKTHLGEKPYGCVECGKTFFGKSQLLTHQRTHTGEKPYECSECGKAFTQKSSLISHQRTHTGEKPYECTECGKTFSEKSSLIHHQRTHTGEKPFECSECRKAFAWKPQLLRHQRIHTGEKPYECNECGKAFVQKVQLIKHQRNHTGEKTYGCSECAKAFFEKAQLIIHQRIHTGERPYQCGECGKSFTRKSHLMRHQRIHTGDKYSGCGECGTAFSRKSQLVLHQRTHAL